One genomic window of Bremerella sp. JC817 includes the following:
- a CDS encoding YjbQ family protein translates to MIQITASVFINDNESGLHQDYDRWLEELVPFNSGTDPVSGGYLHNRTDEDNADAHHKRQIMGREVVVIAEGKLRLGPWEHLFYYEFDGRRRKRVLVKVIGE, encoded by the coding sequence GTGATACAAATCACCGCCAGCGTGTTCATCAACGACAACGAAAGCGGCCTGCATCAGGACTACGACCGCTGGCTGGAAGAACTTGTTCCCTTCAACTCTGGCACCGACCCGGTTAGCGGCGGATACTTACACAACCGAACCGACGAGGACAACGCAGATGCCCACCACAAACGCCAGATCATGGGACGCGAGGTGGTGGTGATTGCCGAGGGCAAGCTGCGCCTCGGACCGTGGGAGCACCTCTTTTATTACGAGTTTGATGGACGGCGTCGGAAGCGGGTCTTGGTCAAAGTGATTGGGGAGTAG